A genomic stretch from Astatotilapia calliptera chromosome 4, fAstCal1.2, whole genome shotgun sequence includes:
- the fkbp10a gene encoding peptidyl-prolyl cis-trans isomerase FKBP10, protein MDLLACFQLLLLSHLLTVNCSPGPLLDVVVDRYDIPKVCPREVEIEDFVRYHFNGTFFEDGKKFDSSYDRGKAFISQVGLGRLIAGMDRGLLGMCVNERRRVTVPPHLAYGSIGTGGIIPPDAVLVYDVLLLDIWNEKDKVEIRTLDKPASCRRTTAASDFVRYHYNGTLLSGELFDSSYSRNATYDTYLGQGDLIKGMDEGLLGMCIGERRLIIVPPFLAYGENGYGTMIPPQATLVFEVLIVDVFNPKDDVIVEAKEVPKGCTRTTVTGDYIRYHYNGTFQDGTLFDSSYQRNSTYNTYIGMGYVIQGMDKALQGLCIGEKRRVVIPPHLAYGEKGVGDFIPGSAVLVFDIHVIDFHNPKDPVNIKVTHKPQECNMRSEADDLIQYRYNCSLMDGTLLYTSDQYDSLSITTLGANNVILGLEEGLRGMCVGERREVVIPPHFGHGENEAGGVPRSAVLFFELELVELQKGVPEGYMFVWVGDGPDPLFPAMDLDGDKQVPLEEFSVFIRLQVQGGKGRLRPGIDADSIIKDMFDNQDRNKDGKIVEDELTVTEDDVSKQARDEL, encoded by the exons ATGGATTTATTGGCATGTTttcagcttttacttctgtcGCACTTATTGACTGTGAACTGTAGCCCCGGTCCGTTACTCGACGTTGTCGTGGATCGTTATGACATTCCGAAAGTTTGTCCTCGAGAAGTGGAAATAGAAGATTTTGTTCGTTATCATTTCAACGGTACCTTCTTTGAAGACGGGAAAAAGTTTGACTCCAG CTATGATCGAGGCAAAGCTTTCATCAGCCAGGTCGGCCTGGGCAGACTCATCGCAGGGATGGACCGGGGTCTGCTGGGCATGTGTGTCAACGAGCGCAGGAGGGTCACAGTCCCTCCACATCTGGCCTATGGAAGCATAGGAACAG GTGGTATAATCCCTCCTGATGCTGTGCTGGTTTACGATGTCCTTCTGCTGGATATCTGGAACGAAAAGGACAAGGTTGAGATCCGCACTCTCGACAAACCTGCGAGCTGCAGGCGAACAACTGCAGCATCAGATTTTGTCCGTTACCACTACAACGGCACTCTGCTCTCTGGTGAACTCTTTGACTCCAG TTACTCGAGGAATGCCACCTATGACACCTACCTGGGCCAGGGTGACCTCATTAAAGGCATGGACGAGGGTCTTCTGGGCATGTGTATTGGGGAAAGACGCCTCATTATCGTCCCACCCTTCCTGGCATACGGAGAGAATGGCTACG GAACCATGATCCCTCCTCAGGCCACGCTGGTATTCGAGGTGCTGATAGTTGATGTCTTTAACCCCAAGGATGATGTAATCGTGGAGGCAAAGGAAGTGCCTAAAGGCTGCACGCGCACAACAGTGACTGGAGATTACATCCGCTACCACTACAATGGCACATTTCAGGATGGCACACTCTTTGACTCGAG CTATCAGCGAAATAGCACCTACAACACTTACATCGGTATGGGATACGTGATCCAAGGGATGGACAAAGCCCTGCAGGGGCTGTGCATAGGAGAGAAAAGGAGGGTCGTAATTCCTCCTCACTTAGCGTATGGTGAAAAAGGAGTCG GAGACTTCATTCCTGGATCTGCTGTGCTCGTCTTTGACATTCACGTCATTGATTTCCACAACCCAAAAGATCCAGTCAATATCAAAGTTACCCATAAGCCTCAGGAGTGTAACATGAGAAGTGAAGCTGACGATTTGATTCAGTACCGCTACAATTGCTCCTTGATGGACGGCACCCTGCTGTACACCTC GGACCAGTATGATTCACTTTCTATCACTACTCTGGGAGCAAATAATGTGATCCTGGGTCTGGAGGAAGGTTTAAGAGGCATGTGTGTAGGCGAGAGGAGAGAAGTGGTCATCCCTCCCCACTTTGGCCATGGTGAAAATGAAG CCGGAGGAGTTCCAAGGAGTGCAGTGCTCTTCTTTGAGTTGGAGTTGGTGGAGCTTCAGAAGGGTGTACCTGAAGGCTACATGTTTGTGTGGGTCGGGGATGGCCCTGATCCCCTCTTTCCTGCTATGGACCTTGATGGAGACAAACAGGTCCCCCTTGAGGAG TTTTCAGTCTTCATCAGGCTCCAGGTTCAAGGAGGCAAGGGTCGTCTTCGGCCGGGGATTGATGCCGACAGCATTATTAAGGACATGTTTGATAATCAAGACCGTAATAAAGATGGCAAGATCGTAGAAGATGAACTGACGGTTACAGAGGATGACGTGTCCAAACAAGCAAGAGATGAGCTATAA
- the p3h4 gene encoding endoplasmic reticulum protein SC65: MLTRSLFLAFFFVIFAPVDAQYEKYSFKSFPQKDIMPLESAYNYAMEQYGAQNWAETIKFLELSLRLHRLLRDSEAFCCSNCSSVSRDNDTLFEDTSLRVMRHILLRAACLKKCKADFPVFKLTYPRRDLLETFEKRIPYRYIQYAYFQLNNLEKAVAATHTFLKKNPDDVLLTKNMNYYKTLFDVEEYLIDHEEQPYESVFLKSVTLYNNGDFSNSARNMEQAITQYFEVYNLCLAGCDSSYEIVEFKDFYPSMADLYINALKCKFKCEENLTPSVGGFFVEKFVATMYHYLQFSYYKLNDVKNAAPCAASYMLFDPKDQVMQQNVAYYRFYREQWGLNDNDFEPRPEALRYFNQTTKQKEMLEFALSYLQTDDEEVVSPEEMTTSRSNHPDTEFEGMGDYEESLLADWWQEPKTKWDTGEVID, encoded by the exons ATGCTCACGAGAAGCTTGTTCCTGGCCTTCTTCTTCGTTATTTTTGCGCCGGTGGACGCTCAGTATGAGAAGTACAGCTTTAAAAGTTTCCCTCAGAAGGACATCATGCCGCTGGAATCCGCGTACAACTACGCGATGGAGCAATACGGAGCGCAAAACTGGGCAGAAACTATCAAGTTCCTGGAGCTGAGCCTGCGGCTCCACCGGCTCCTCCGGGACAGCGaggctttctgctgcagcaacTGCAGCTCCGTCAGCCGGGACAACGACACCCTGTTCGAGGATACCAGCCTCCGCGTCATGCGCCACATCCTGCTGAGAGCTGCTTGCCTTAAAAAGTGCAAGGCAGATTTTCCAGTGTTTAAGCTCACATATCCACGGAGAGATTTATTGGAAACTTTCGAGAAAAGGATACCTTATCGTTACATACAGTATGCATACTTCCAG CTTAACAACCTGGAGAAGGCAGTGGCTGCAACTCACACTTTCCTGAAGAAGAACCCAGATGATGTCCTCTTAACAAAGAACATGAACTACTACAAGACACTGTTTGACGTGGAGGAATATCTCATTGATCACGAGGAGCAGCCATATGAA AGTGTTTTCTTGAAAAGTGTGACGCTCTACAACAACGGAGACTTCAGCAACAGTGCTAGAAACATGGAGCAGGCCATCACACAGTACTTTGAAGTATACAACCTCTGTTTAGCTGGCTGTGACAGCTCATATGAGATTGTGGAGTTCAAAGATTTCTATCCCAGCATGGCGG ATCTCTATATAAATGCtctgaaatgtaaatttaaatgcGAGGAGAACCTGACACCCAGCGTTGGAGGCTTCTTTGTGGAGAAGTTTGTAGCTACTATGTATCACTACCTCCAGTTTTCTTATTATAAAT TAAATGATGTAAAGAACGCTGCTCCGTGTGCAGCAAGTTACATGCTGTTCGACCCCAAAGACCAGGTGATGCAACAAAATGTGGCGTATTATCGCTTCTACCGGGAGCAGTGGGGCCTCAACGATAATGATTTTGAACCTCGGCCT GAGGCACTGAGGTACTTTAACCAGACGaccaaacagaaagaaatgctgGAGTTTGCTCTGAGCTACCTGCAAACAGACGATGAG GAAGTTGTAAGTCCAGAAGAAATGACCACCTCTCGCTCAAACCATCCTGACACTGAGTTTGAGGGTATGGGGGATTATGAGGAGTCCCTCCTGGCTGATTGGTGGCAGGAACCCAAAACTAAGTGGGACACTGGAGAAGTCATAGACTGA
- the LOC113020407 gene encoding LOW QUALITY PROTEIN: cytosolic 5'-nucleotidase 3 (The sequence of the model RefSeq protein was modified relative to this genomic sequence to represent the inferred CDS: deleted 1 base in 1 codon) codes for MRKNKNKRQPTKRKTASQTQKSKRPRNDSPKMTEKDSSELTPFEIFFQKIEKFSKLHMKDRDRVQEILQSMQKAGSKTLQVISDFDMTLTRFEYNGKRCPTCHNILERSDVISSDCKKKLQGLLDKYYPIEIDTTLSVEEKLPLMVEWWTKAHELLVNQKIKKDGLAKAVRDSDAKLRDGYKDFFDHLHEHSIPLLIFSAGIGDILEEVIRQSDIFHPNVKVISNYLDFDESGVLKAFKGELIHIYNKREGALLNTGHFQELRTQTNVLLLGDSLGDLNMADGVQDMENILKIGFLNDKVEERKQSYLDSYDIVLIKDESLDVPNAVIRFLTE; via the exons ATgaggaaaaacaagaacaaacgtCAACCTACCAAACGTAAAACTGCCAGTCAAACACAAAAGTCCAAAAGACCTCGTAATGATTCaccaaaaatgacagaaaaggacAGTTCTGAATTGACACCATTCGAGATTTTCTTCCAAAAG ATTGAAAAGTTCTCCAAGCTGCACATGAAGGACCGTGACAGGGTACAAGAGATCCTGCAGTCCATGCAGaaggctggctccaaaaccCTGCAG GTGATCTCAGATTTTGACATGACCCTTACAAGATTTGAATACAATGGGAAAAGATGCCCCACTTGTCATA ATATTCTTGAGAGGAGTGATGTCATCTCCAGTGATTGCAAAAAAAAG CTGCAGGGGCTGCTCGACAAATACTACCCCATAGAGATCGACACTACGCTGTCAGTAGAGGAGAAGCTGCCTCTTATGGTGGAGTG GTGGACAAAGGCTCACGAGCTGCTGGTGAATCAGAAAATTAAGAAGGATGGGTTAGCCAAGGCGGTGAGGGACTCTGACGCCAAGCTGAG GGACGGCTACAAGGATTTCTTTGACCACCTGCATGAGCACAGCATCCCCCTGCTCATCTTCTCTGCTGGAATAGGAGACATCCTGGAAGAGGTGATACGCCAGTCTGACATCTTCCACCCAAATGTCAAGGTCATCTCC AACTACTTGGACTTTGATGAGTCT GGGGTGCTGAAGGCTTTCAAAGGAGAACTGATTCACATCTACAATAAAAGGGAAGGTGCGCTGCTCAACACCGGACATTTCCAGGAGCTGCGCACACAGACAAATGTGCTACTACTAGGAGACTCTCTAGGGGATCTGAACATGGCTGATGGAGTGCAGGACATGGAGAACATCCTCAAGATCGGCTTCCTTAATGACAAG GTGGAGGAGAGGAAACAATCATACCTGGACTCATATGACATTGTGTTGATAAAGGATGAAAGCTTGGATGTTCCAAATGCAGTTATTCGCTTTCTCACTGAGTAA